A stretch of Candidatus Sphingomonas phytovorans DNA encodes these proteins:
- a CDS encoding type II toxin-antitoxin system CcdA family antitoxin, translated as MTRSTVRDAKVPFRRPTNISLDSTMIEDARELGINISRACEEGLAKQISEERGRRWKEENREATAEWNAYVAEHGLPLERFRQF; from the coding sequence ATGACGCGATCCACCGTTCGTGACGCGAAGGTGCCGTTCAGGCGGCCGACTAATATCTCGCTCGATTCCACGATGATCGAGGATGCCAGGGAATTGGGCATCAATATCTCGCGCGCCTGCGAAGAGGGGCTGGCGAAGCAGATCTCCGAGGAGCGCGGGCGACGCTGGAAGGAAGAGAATCGCGAGGCGACCGCCGAATGGAACGCCTATGTCGCAGAGCATGGGTTGCCACTTGAGCGCTTCCGTCAATTCTGA
- the tsaE gene encoding tRNA (adenosine(37)-N6)-threonylcarbamoyltransferase complex ATPase subunit type 1 TsaE produces the protein MTLANAAATEALGARLAALAGPGDVITLTGPLGAGKTSIARGLLAALGLEGEAPSPSFAIVQPYAPPEVSMPVLHVDLYRIDEPDEIEELGLDEALSDSLLIVEWPERAPGMWPEALALALTIEPDGTRALTAQVPAAWKARWRQI, from the coding sequence ATGACACTTGCGAACGCTGCCGCCACCGAAGCGCTTGGCGCACGCCTCGCCGCGCTTGCCGGGCCCGGCGACGTGATTACGCTGACCGGCCCCCTCGGCGCCGGAAAGACAAGCATCGCGCGTGGGTTGCTCGCGGCGCTGGGGCTTGAGGGCGAGGCGCCGAGCCCGAGCTTCGCGATCGTGCAGCCCTATGCCCCGCCCGAGGTGAGCATGCCCGTATTGCATGTCGATCTCTACCGCATCGACGAGCCCGATGAGATCGAGGAACTGGGGCTCGATGAGGCACTGTCCGATTCGCTGCTGATCGTCGAATGGCCCGAACGGGCGCCCGGCATGTGGCCCGAGGCGCTGGCGCTGGCGCTTACGATCGAACCCGATGGCACCCGCGCCTTGACAGCGCAGGTGCCGGCGGCATGGAAGGCGCGATGGCGACAGATATGA
- a CDS encoding PAS-domain containing protein, producing MIGLSASAAAIAGCVLAVFVIATAWLLYLGLRARRDAAATLAANARLEALIGSAPALAMIVRADGRLELPDRLADWLGISPPPRYLDDLAGRDGGLTAEDSRAIAADVAAAQKAGRPFARAIRARGSSRALMIRGARAPRDLQAPGGVVLWVFDATESEAEIARLGEEGAEALAAFDALTGLIEAAPLPMWYRGPDLRLAMVNSAYVDAVEAPDAADVIRRGVELVEGSGVGGPLASAVIARDTGKPQMQTMPATIRTMRRMLRVYDVPLPTGGVAGFAVDIEDLEQARSGIKRFGDAQRAMLDRLSAGVVQFAPDRTLAFCNQPFRRLFAMKSEWLADRPEFDRVLERMREANRLPEVRDFPGWKAERRDWFLEASGAIEEQWHLPGGVHLRVVAQPLPDGGLLLIFEDRTEQVQLASARDTLLRVRTATFDNLYEALGVFAADGRLQLWNNKFRALWGFDEAFLTGHPGVDTLADAAARQLAKPARASLIGDLVRAATVERQQRGGELEFADGRFFELAAVPLPDGNGLFTMLDISDSRRIERALRDRNEALEAADRIKTAFVANMSYELRTPITSISGFAEMLAEGYAGKLSKDAHGYVGAILESVERLGFFVDEVLDLTQNEGRTPALEMLEVDLDVVAREAAETIRPLTARKKLDFAVEILPSTGGMKGDAKRLRQVVEHLLRHAVSGAEEGGRILLHVDGTAAAARIVVSDDGAGMTPQAVAHAFDRFAEPGVTRGGERSLGLGLPLAKQFVEAHGGTIELISEPGEGTFITVKLWRR from the coding sequence GTGATCGGACTTTCGGCCAGCGCTGCGGCAATTGCCGGATGCGTTCTTGCAGTGTTCGTCATCGCGACGGCATGGTTGCTGTATCTCGGGCTTCGCGCGCGTCGTGACGCCGCGGCAACGCTGGCGGCCAATGCGCGGCTTGAAGCGCTGATCGGTTCAGCCCCGGCACTGGCGATGATCGTGCGGGCTGACGGCCGGCTTGAACTGCCCGATCGCCTGGCCGACTGGCTGGGGATATCGCCGCCGCCGCGGTATCTCGATGATCTGGCCGGGCGCGACGGCGGGCTGACCGCCGAGGACTCACGCGCGATCGCGGCCGATGTCGCCGCGGCGCAGAAGGCGGGGCGGCCGTTCGCGCGGGCGATCCGCGCGCGTGGATCATCCCGGGCGCTGATGATCAGGGGAGCACGGGCACCCCGCGACCTGCAGGCGCCGGGCGGTGTCGTCCTGTGGGTCTTCGACGCAACCGAGAGCGAGGCGGAGATCGCGCGGCTCGGTGAGGAGGGGGCCGAAGCGCTGGCGGCATTCGATGCGCTGACCGGCCTGATCGAGGCGGCGCCGTTGCCGATGTGGTATCGCGGCCCCGACCTGCGGCTGGCGATGGTCAATTCCGCCTATGTCGATGCGGTCGAGGCACCCGATGCCGCCGACGTGATCCGGCGCGGCGTTGAACTGGTCGAGGGATCGGGCGTCGGCGGGCCGCTGGCGAGCGCGGTCATCGCGCGCGACACGGGCAAGCCGCAGATGCAGACGATGCCGGCGACGATCCGCACCATGCGGCGGATGCTGCGCGTCTATGACGTGCCGTTGCCGACCGGCGGTGTGGCCGGCTTCGCGGTGGATATCGAAGACCTGGAACAGGCGCGCAGCGGCATCAAGCGCTTCGGCGATGCGCAGCGCGCGATGCTCGACCGGCTCTCCGCCGGCGTCGTGCAGTTCGCGCCGGACCGGACGCTCGCCTTCTGCAACCAGCCTTTCCGCAGGCTGTTCGCGATGAAGAGCGAATGGCTTGCCGACCGGCCGGAGTTCGATCGCGTGCTCGAACGGATGCGCGAGGCGAACCGCTTGCCCGAGGTGCGCGACTTTCCGGGCTGGAAGGCGGAGCGGCGCGACTGGTTCCTCGAGGCGAGCGGCGCGATCGAGGAACAATGGCATCTGCCGGGCGGTGTGCATCTTCGCGTCGTCGCGCAGCCCTTGCCGGATGGCGGGCTGTTGCTGATCTTCGAGGATCGGACCGAACAGGTCCAGCTCGCCAGCGCGCGCGACACGTTGCTGCGGGTGCGGACGGCGACGTTCGACAATCTCTACGAGGCGCTGGGCGTGTTCGCGGCTGATGGGCGGCTGCAGCTGTGGAACAACAAGTTCCGCGCGCTGTGGGGGTTCGATGAGGCGTTCCTGACGGGCCATCCGGGCGTCGACACGCTGGCCGATGCGGCCGCGCGGCAGCTTGCCAAGCCGGCGCGGGCATCGCTGATCGGCGATCTGGTGCGCGCGGCGACGGTGGAGCGACAGCAGCGTGGCGGGGAGCTTGAATTCGCCGACGGGCGCTTCTTCGAACTGGCCGCGGTGCCACTGCCCGACGGCAACGGGTTGTTCACGATGCTCGACATTTCCGACAGCCGTCGGATCGAACGCGCGCTGCGCGATCGCAACGAGGCGCTCGAAGCGGCCGACCGGATCAAGACCGCGTTCGTCGCCAATATGAGTTATGAACTGCGCACGCCGATCACCTCGATCAGCGGTTTCGCCGAGATGCTGGCCGAGGGCTATGCCGGCAAGCTGAGCAAGGATGCGCACGGCTATGTCGGGGCGATCCTGGAATCGGTCGAGCGGCTTGGCTTCTTCGTCGACGAAGTGCTCGATCTTACCCAGAATGAGGGCCGTACGCCGGCGCTGGAAATGCTCGAGGTCGATCTCGACGTGGTGGCGCGCGAGGCGGCCGAGACGATTCGGCCGCTCACTGCGCGTAAGAAGCTGGATTTCGCGGTCGAGATATTGCCCTCGACCGGTGGCATGAAGGGGGACGCCAAGCGGCTGCGGCAGGTGGTCGAGCATCTGTTGCGCCATGCGGTGAGCGGGGCGGAAGAGGGCGGGCGGATCCTGCTGCATGTCGACGGGACCGCGGCCGCGGCGCGGATCGTTGTGTCGGACGACGGCGCTGGCATGACTCCGCAGGCCGTGGCGCATGCGTTCGACCGGTTCGCGGAACCCGGTGTGACCCGCGGAGGCGAGCGATCGCTCGGGCTTGGCCTGCCGCTCGCCAAGCAGTTCGTCGAGGCGCATGGCGGCACGATCGAGTTGATATCCGAACCGGGCGAGGGGACGTTCATCACCGTCAAGCTGTGGCGGCGCTAG
- the addB gene encoding double-strand break repair protein AddB, whose translation MAEAVKPALFTIPAHRAFADALAAGLIRRLGGEPLGLARGLVLLPNNRAKRAMTDAFVRASQGGLLLPRLVAIGDLDEATGAALDPADDGDPVPPAVAPLQRRLILARLVAEERSRSGQPVDAAEAVRLAGDLARTLDQLLVEEVAPTKLRDLELSEELSDHWRRALALFGIVLDRWPGELKRLGKIDLADRRGRLLHRLAERWENIPPLGFVCAAGITDSAPAVAALLRRVSGLPLGMVVLADLATGMDEQEWQALGPHEPDPVTGFRRRSIETHPQFHLKLLLQRMGVNRGEFSLWRDGGGHDATAARGRAIANALAPAEFTGKWTSLDAEDRRLSGIAAAELATPAEEAQAIALALRQALEIPGRTAALVTPDRALARRVAAHVARWGIAIDDSAGRPLSILPSGTLLTALAEAATQRFAPLALLTLLKHPLVRFGEARGAWLDGARALDRVLRGPRPAPGLAGIDDHLATPSERERRLFGEALAWWPDARALLAPIETVFEDDAEPLAALVAALRETAQALCGDALWSGPAGRAAAELLADLEAEASAGPASVEPASLAPLLKTLMDEVAVRPPQGGHPRLAIYGLIEARLQTADLMILGGLNEGVWPGQPAPDPWLAPRIRAELGLPGLERRVGVSAHDLAGALGAPQALITRARRDASQPAIASRFWLRLQALAGERFERARTLERWTRALDDPGMHEPADQPAPSPPAILRPKRIAVTDVDRLKADPYAFYAKRILRLLALDPVDADPSAAWRGTAVHEILEVWAREDQCAPDTLRVRALAMLADERTHPMMRALWQPRLMEAIDWIAAEIARGSSLGRQVLAVEREGRIDIAGVTLTGKFDRIDRMPDGTLAVIDYKTGKAPSPASVRAGFSLQLGLLGLIAERGGFEGIQGDARGFEYWSLGKRNDSFGYITSPVDPAGKAEKVRPEDFPALAAHHFTEAVAAWLTGGEAFTAKLHPEYAPYADYDQLMRRDEWYGRERG comes from the coding sequence ATGGCTGAGGCCGTCAAACCGGCACTCTTCACCATCCCTGCGCACCGGGCCTTTGCCGACGCGCTTGCCGCCGGGCTGATCCGGCGCTTGGGCGGGGAACCGCTGGGGTTGGCGCGCGGGCTGGTGCTGTTACCCAACAATCGCGCCAAGCGGGCGATGACCGATGCGTTCGTGCGGGCGAGCCAGGGAGGATTGCTGCTGCCACGGCTGGTCGCGATCGGCGACCTGGACGAGGCGACGGGGGCGGCGCTCGATCCGGCGGACGATGGCGATCCGGTTCCCCCGGCGGTGGCTCCGCTCCAGCGCCGGCTGATCCTCGCCAGGCTGGTCGCTGAGGAGCGGTCGCGAAGCGGCCAGCCGGTCGATGCGGCTGAGGCTGTCCGGCTGGCGGGCGATCTCGCGCGGACGCTTGACCAGCTGCTGGTCGAGGAAGTGGCGCCGACGAAGCTGCGCGACCTCGAATTGAGCGAGGAACTGTCGGATCACTGGCGCCGGGCGCTGGCCCTGTTCGGGATCGTGCTGGACCGCTGGCCGGGCGAACTGAAACGGCTGGGAAAGATCGACCTGGCCGACCGGCGCGGGCGGTTGCTGCATCGACTAGCCGAGCGGTGGGAAAATATCCCGCCGCTGGGCTTCGTGTGCGCGGCGGGCATCACTGATTCAGCGCCGGCGGTGGCGGCGCTGCTGCGGCGCGTGTCCGGGTTGCCGCTCGGCATGGTGGTGCTGGCCGATCTGGCGACCGGCATGGACGAGCAGGAATGGCAGGCACTGGGGCCGCATGAGCCCGATCCGGTAACCGGGTTCCGCCGCCGGTCGATCGAGACCCATCCGCAATTCCATCTGAAGCTGCTGCTGCAACGGATGGGGGTGAACCGCGGCGAATTCTCGCTTTGGCGCGATGGCGGGGGTCATGATGCCACGGCGGCGCGGGGCCGAGCCATCGCGAATGCGCTCGCGCCCGCCGAATTCACGGGCAAATGGACATCGCTCGACGCCGAGGATCGTCGCCTGTCGGGCATTGCCGCCGCCGAGCTGGCCACGCCTGCCGAGGAGGCACAGGCGATCGCTCTTGCCCTGCGGCAGGCGCTGGAGATCCCCGGGCGGACCGCGGCATTGGTGACACCCGATCGCGCGCTGGCACGCCGGGTGGCGGCTCATGTCGCGCGCTGGGGGATCGCGATCGACGATTCCGCCGGGCGGCCGCTGTCGATCCTGCCCTCGGGCACGCTGCTGACCGCACTTGCCGAAGCAGCGACTCAGCGCTTCGCCCCGCTGGCGCTGCTGACATTGCTCAAGCATCCGCTGGTGCGCTTTGGCGAGGCGCGTGGCGCGTGGCTGGATGGCGCCCGCGCACTTGACCGCGTGTTGCGGGGGCCGCGGCCGGCGCCCGGACTCGCGGGGATCGATGACCATCTCGCCACGCCCTCGGAACGTGAGCGGCGGCTCTTCGGCGAAGCGTTGGCATGGTGGCCTGACGCGCGCGCGCTGCTGGCGCCGATCGAGACGGTGTTCGAGGACGACGCGGAGCCTCTGGCGGCGTTGGTGGCGGCGCTGCGCGAGACTGCCCAGGCGCTGTGCGGCGATGCGCTGTGGAGCGGCCCGGCGGGGCGCGCGGCGGCCGAATTGCTGGCCGATCTGGAAGCTGAGGCGAGTGCCGGGCCGGCGAGTGTCGAACCGGCCAGTCTTGCGCCGCTGCTGAAGACGCTGATGGATGAGGTCGCGGTGCGACCGCCGCAGGGCGGCCATCCGCGGCTGGCGATCTACGGCCTGATCGAGGCGCGGTTGCAGACCGCCGACCTGATGATCCTGGGCGGGCTGAACGAGGGCGTCTGGCCCGGCCAGCCCGCGCCCGACCCGTGGCTCGCGCCGCGCATCCGGGCGGAGCTTGGCCTTCCGGGGCTGGAACGCCGGGTCGGTGTGTCAGCGCATGATCTCGCCGGCGCGCTAGGCGCGCCGCAGGCGCTGATCACGCGAGCGCGACGCGATGCGAGCCAGCCAGCGATCGCCTCCCGGTTCTGGCTGCGATTGCAGGCGCTGGCCGGAGAACGTTTCGAGCGGGCGCGGACACTGGAGCGCTGGACGAGAGCGCTGGACGATCCGGGCATGCACGAACCGGCCGACCAGCCAGCGCCGTCGCCCCCGGCAATCCTGCGACCGAAACGAATCGCCGTCACCGATGTCGACCGTTTGAAGGCTGACCCCTATGCCTTTTACGCCAAGCGCATCCTGCGGCTGTTGGCGCTCGACCCGGTCGATGCCGATCCGAGCGCGGCGTGGCGTGGGACGGCGGTGCATGAAATCCTGGAGGTCTGGGCACGCGAGGACCAGTGTGCGCCCGACACCCTGCGGGTGCGCGCGCTGGCGATGCTGGCCGACGAGCGTACCCATCCGATGATGCGCGCGCTGTGGCAGCCACGGCTGATGGAGGCGATCGACTGGATCGCGGCGGAGATCGCGCGTGGGAGTTCGCTGGGTCGGCAGGTGCTCGCGGTCGAGCGTGAGGGAAGAATCGACATTGCCGGGGTTACGTTGACCGGCAAGTTCGACCGGATCGACCGGATGCCCGACGGGACGCTGGCGGTGATCGACTACAAGACCGGCAAGGCGCCGTCGCCTGCCTCGGTGCGCGCCGGGTTCAGCCTGCAACTCGGCCTGCTCGGGCTGATCGCCGAGCGGGGCGGGTTCGAGGGAATCCAGGGCGACGCACGCGGTTTCGAATATTGGTCGCTGGGCAAACGCAACGACAGTTTCGGCTATATCACCTCTCCGGTCGACCCGGCGGGAAAGGCCGAGAAGGTGCGGCCTGAGGATTTCCCCGCGTTGGCGGCACATCATTTCACTGAGGCGGTCGCGGCCTGGCTGACCGGCGGGGAGGCATTCACCGCCAAGCTCCACCCCGAATATGCGCCCTACGCTGATTACGACCAGTTGATGCGCCGCGACGAATGGTATGGCCGTGAGCGCGGATAA
- a CDS encoding phosphotransferase, whose protein sequence is MIPPAAAAAFLAANGWGGADILPVAGDASFRRYFRVVDGDRSAILMDAPPPEEDPRPFIEIARWLCERGFAAPAIHGVDLERGLVLLDDFGDVRLRETADELSEREIALYEAAIDILVQLRTHEAGPLPPYDRAVLRREANLLTEWYCPAVGIAADQAGYDAAWDAVFDAVLAGPRVTVLRDYHSENLMLIGGGDTLGLLDFQDALAGHPAYDLVSLLQDARRDVDPALESVMLDRYKRITGAGKDFDIAYHVLGAQRNAKIVGIFTRLWKRDGKLRYAALCPRVWRYLERDLAHPALAPVKTWFDANIPADMRGDPMVISGQ, encoded by the coding sequence ATGATTCCCCCGGCTGCGGCGGCCGCTTTTCTCGCGGCGAATGGCTGGGGCGGGGCGGATATCCTGCCGGTGGCGGGCGATGCCTCGTTCCGCCGGTATTTCCGGGTGGTCGATGGCGATCGCAGCGCGATCCTGATGGACGCGCCGCCGCCGGAGGAAGACCCGCGCCCCTTTATCGAGATCGCGCGCTGGCTGTGCGAGCGGGGTTTTGCCGCGCCGGCGATCCATGGCGTCGACCTGGAGCGGGGCCTCGTGCTGCTCGACGATTTCGGCGACGTGCGGCTGCGCGAGACGGCGGACGAGCTGTCAGAACGCGAGATCGCACTCTACGAGGCGGCGATCGACATCCTGGTTCAGCTGCGCACACACGAGGCGGGACCGCTCCCGCCCTATGACCGTGCGGTGCTGCGTCGTGAGGCCAATTTGCTGACCGAATGGTATTGCCCGGCGGTCGGCATCGCTGCCGATCAGGCAGGGTATGATGCGGCATGGGATGCGGTGTTCGATGCCGTGCTCGCCGGGCCGCGGGTGACGGTGTTGCGGGATTATCATTCCGAAAATTTGATGCTGATCGGCGGCGGCGACACGCTCGGCCTGCTCGACTTCCAGGACGCGCTGGCGGGGCATCCGGCCTATGATCTCGTCTCGCTGCTGCAGGATGCGCGGCGCGACGTCGACCCGGCGCTCGAAAGCGTCATGCTCGACCGCTACAAGCGGATCACCGGCGCCGGAAAGGATTTCGACATCGCCTATCATGTCCTTGGCGCGCAGCGGAATGCCAAGATCGTCGGCATCTTCACCCGCCTGTGGAAGCGCGACGGCAAGCTGCGCTATGCGGCACTTTGCCCGCGCGTCTGGCGCTATCTGGAGCGCGACCTCGCTCATCCGGCGCTGGCGCCGGTGAAGACCTGGTTCGATGCCAATATCCCTGCCGACATGCGCGGTGACCCGATGGTGATTTCCGGCCAATGA
- a CDS encoding nucleotidyltransferase family protein, translating into MTTKRTLAIRPDPGGEIPETAMVMAAGLGKRMRPLTATRPKPLVEVAGRPLIDHVFNRLRAAGVKRAVVNVHYLADALEAHLMNRVKGIEIAVSDERDRLMETGGGIVQARDLIGDKPFLVINSDNLWIDGPADAIRLLAARWDDAQMDALLLMVPFAKAYNHGGQGDFHLAPDGRITKRRQPGRPAPFVYTGVQILSPRVIRDWPEGPFSTMVFWERAIAAGRAYGLVHQGLWFDVGTPAAIGQTEAILADG; encoded by the coding sequence ATGACGACCAAACGTACCCTTGCGATCCGTCCCGACCCGGGCGGCGAGATTCCCGAAACCGCGATGGTGATGGCAGCGGGGCTGGGCAAGCGGATGCGGCCGCTCACCGCGACTCGGCCCAAGCCGCTGGTCGAGGTCGCCGGCCGGCCGCTGATCGACCATGTGTTCAACCGGTTGCGCGCGGCCGGCGTTAAGCGGGCGGTGGTCAACGTCCATTATCTGGCCGACGCGCTCGAGGCGCATCTGATGAACCGGGTCAAAGGCATCGAGATCGCGGTGTCGGACGAGCGGGACAGGCTGATGGAGACCGGGGGCGGCATCGTCCAGGCGCGCGACCTGATCGGAGACAAGCCGTTCCTCGTCATCAACAGCGACAATCTCTGGATCGACGGGCCGGCCGATGCGATCCGGCTGCTCGCGGCGCGATGGGACGATGCGCAGATGGACGCGCTGCTCCTCATGGTGCCGTTCGCCAAGGCATATAATCATGGCGGGCAGGGCGATTTCCACCTCGCGCCCGACGGCCGTATCACCAAGCGGCGCCAGCCCGGGCGGCCGGCGCCTTTCGTCTATACCGGCGTTCAGATCCTGTCGCCGCGCGTGATCAGGGATTGGCCCGAGGGACCGTTCTCCACGATGGTCTTCTGGGAACGCGCGATCGCGGCTGGACGGGCCTATGGGCTGGTCCATCAGGGCCTGTGGTTCGATGTGGGCACACCTGCGGCGATAGGACAGACCGAGGCGATCCTCGCTGATGGCTGA
- a CDS encoding CcdB family protein: protein MARFDVYRPKDSDELLLDCQADVLDELDSRFVVPLLPASLFHKTFARLNPTFEVEGRSVIMATQSAATIPVRLIGQRVTSLVEEQFAIMNAIDMLLTGY, encoded by the coding sequence ATGGCGCGCTTCGATGTCTATCGACCGAAAGATAGTGACGAATTGCTGCTCGATTGCCAGGCGGATGTGCTTGACGAACTGGACAGTCGTTTTGTCGTGCCCTTGTTGCCGGCATCCCTGTTCCACAAGACGTTCGCCCGGCTGAATCCGACCTTCGAGGTAGAGGGGCGGAGCGTGATCATGGCGACTCAGTCGGCCGCCACCATCCCAGTCCGATTGATCGGTCAACGTGTCACGTCGCTGGTGGAGGAGCAGTTTGCCATCATGAACGCCATCGACATGCTCCTGACCGGCTATTGA